The following coding sequences lie in one Clupea harengus chromosome 23, Ch_v2.0.2, whole genome shotgun sequence genomic window:
- the LOC122128674 gene encoding progestin and adipoQ receptor family member 4-like — protein sequence MAFIKKPKLTDFKSSPPHLQFNDFVLTGYRPISTVKECLHSLFYLHNELGNIYTHAIPFFCFLLLLPLNIPWTQRDAGWICVLHYLACLSPTVGSVLYHLFMNHEGGEVIYDTLLSLDMFGVCLVNTLGALPIIHITLLCYPDARRVALLAYSSLSLYGVYSAVTARSNMRRLQAFFWQAVFRLFLYLLRWNGPGTGSPTSMYFYAVMDSLAVLGGLVNVTRMPERMSPGRFDYWLNSHQIMHMLVALSIVYLHWGMIEDLVWLRNFQCPPE from the exons ATGGCTTTCATTAAAAAACCCAAACTGACCGACTTCAAGAGCTCGCCTCCTCACCTGCAGTTTAATGACTTTGTTCTGACCGGTTACCGTCCCATCTCCACTGTGAAAGAATGCCTCCACAGTCTGTTCTACCTGCACAATGAGCTTGGGAACATATACACGCATG ccaTCCCTTTCTTCtgcttcctgctgctgctgcctctgaaCATTCCGTGGACCCAGAGGGACGCTGGCTGGATCTGTGTGCTGCACTACCTGGCCTGCCTCTCCCCCACCGTGGGCTCCGTGCTCTACCACCTCTTCATGAACCACGAGGGGGGCGAGGTCATCTACGACACCCTGCTCTCGCTCGACATGTTCGGAGTGTGCCTCGTCAACACCCTgg gAGCCCTGCCAATCATCCACATCACACTGCTGTGCTACCCCGATGCCCGCCGCGTCGCCCTTCTGGCGTACTCCTCGCTCTCGCTCTACGGCGTGTACTCGGCCGTCACGGCGCGCAGCAACATGCGCCGCCTCCAGGCCTTCTTCTGGCAGGCCGTCTTccgcctcttcctctacctcctgcgcTGGAACGGCCCCGGGACAGGAAGTCCCACCTCCATGTACTTCTACGCCGTGATGGATTCGCTGGCGGTGCTGGGCGGGCTGGTGAACGTGACGCGGATGCCGGAGCGGATGAGCCCGGGCAGGTTTGACTACTGGCTCAACAGCCACCAGATCATGCACATGCTGGTGGCCCTGTCCATCGTCTACCTCCACTGGGGCATGATCGAGGACCTCGTGTGGCTACGCAACTTCCAGTGCCCCCCGGAGTGA